The Anguilla rostrata isolate EN2019 chromosome 18, ASM1855537v3, whole genome shotgun sequence genome has a window encoding:
- the LOC135244706 gene encoding C-X-C motif chemokine 3-like, whose product MLSCKTCAVLSSLLLWVAWSGGDVMTQRIGLRARCECVDQVDRVGLRRIVEIAVQEPNAFCSKTEIILTLKQNVEVCLNPDSEQGRNIQECWRSHDMDPAKIKPCLRRKTTTP is encoded by the exons ATGCTTTCCTGCAAAACCTGCGCAGTTTTAAGCTCGCTGCTCCTTTGGGTCGCGTGGTCAGGCGGAG ACGTGATGACGCAACGTATCGGCTTGCGGGCTAGATGCGAGTGCGTGGACCAAGTCGACCGAGTGGGTCTGAGGCGCATCGTTGAAATCGCAGTGCAAGAGCCGAATGCGTTTTGCAGCAAGACAGAGATCAT ACTCACTCTGAAGCAGAACGTCGAGGTGTGTCTGAACCCAGACTCAGAACAGGGCCGAAACATCCAGGAATGCTGGAGGAG CCATGACATGGacccagcaaaaataaaaccgtGCTTAAGGAGGAAGACGACAACCCCCTAA
- the tmem72 gene encoding transmembrane protein 72: MGTSAVWMVVECACRILGVSTAAVMCAVGVETLRQGDWQLYPGVFHSLAVYLLVSSAGMLVFELSFFTDILLMWCLPCPPKWKVFVLWKKLATLGGFQKFLYYTLMSVVCFLHPVLLWHAVIPGTMLLVTGFAYFLLSKKQNGSSAKEPAGAAGRYEDASTVTTVASDGGEAEQTYSFFRIAAGNRTSALSYFPGAGDKRPSRDGAQATPEAPPAAEASEVPSGKRDKRRVCFNDKYAVESETETKMQEYQDAEHEETTSDKAPMIRP; the protein is encoded by the exons tgatgTGTGCAGTTGGGGTGGAGACACTGAGGCAGGGAGA CTGGCAGTTGTATCCTGGAGTATTCCACAGCCTAGCCGTTTATCTCCT TGTCTCCTCTGCGGGGATGCTGGTGTTTGAGCTGTCCTTCTTCACTGACATCTTGCTGATGTGGTGTCTGCC gTGCCCTCCCAAGTGGAAAGTGTTCGTCTTGTGGAAGAAGTTGGCCACCCTGGGAGGCTTCCAGAAGTTTCTCTACTACACCCTGATGTCCGTGGTGTGCTTCCTGCACCCCGTCCTGCTGTGGCATGCCGTTATCCCAG GCACCATGCTCCTGGTCACGGGCTTCGCCTACTTCCTCCTGAGCAAAAAGCAGAACGGGTCATCGGCCAAGGAGCCCGCCGGCGCGGCCGGCCGCTACGAAGACGCGTCCACGGTGACCACCGTCGCCAGCGACGGCGGGGAGGCCGAGCAGACGTACTCCTTCTTCCGCATCGCCGCCGGCAACCGGACCTCGGCGCTGTCCTACTTCCCCGGCGCGGGCGACAAGCGGCCTTCGAGAGACGGCGCCCAGGCGACGCCGGAGGCCCCACCAGCCGCGGAAGCGTCGGAGGTCCCCTCCGGCAAGCGCGACAAGAGACGCGTCTGTTTTAACGACAAGTACGCCGTCGAGAGCGAGACTGAGACCAAAATGCAGGAATACCAGGACGCGGAGCACGAGGAGACGACCTCAGACAAAGCGCCGATGATCAGACCGTGA